In Gossypium arboreum isolate Shixiya-1 chromosome 6, ASM2569848v2, whole genome shotgun sequence, the following are encoded in one genomic region:
- the LOC108486600 gene encoding uncharacterized protein LOC108486600 has translation MEEEEGRKAETDDVSGAESPEFKRQRDAGAAELSDEVMGWLSVEGSEADSMSELLKLLDDSVETTMSASLYTYSPASYGMRVRFSDNPYSSALIFQSSSSYITINGNEESCGSSFSESESSVMASVDMGGIVISKVKGLEGIREWLEAEEGGAWGGNEEEARGWVVESEWRWAWDEEQLTKLLEE, from the coding sequence aTGGAGGAAGAGGAGGGAAGGAAAGCGGAAACCGACGACGTCAGCGGCGCCGAGTCTCCGGAGTTTAAACGGCAGAGAGATGCGGGAGCAGCTGAGTTAAGCGATGAAGTTATGGGGTGGTTATCGGTGGAAGGTAGCGAGGCTGACTCGATGAGCGAGTTGTTGAAGCTTCTGGACGACTCAGTGGAAACGACCATGTCAGCGTCATTGTACACGTATTCTCCGGCGTCGTACGGAATGAGAGTTAGGTTCAGCGACAATCCGTATTCGTCGGCGTTGATATTTCAGTCATCGTCTTCGTACATCACCATCAACGGCAACGAAGAGAGCTGCGGGTCGTCGTTTTCGGAGTCGGAGTCGAGCGTGATGGCCAGCGTGGACATGGGTGGTATTGTAATATCGAAGGTGAAGGGTTTGGAAGGAATAAGGGAGTGGTTGGAAGCGGAGGAGGGTGGGGCGTGGGGGGGAAACGAGGAAGAGGCGCGTGGGTGGGTTGTGGAGTCGGAATGGAGATGGGCATGGGACGAAGAGCAGCTGACGAAGTTGCTGGAGGAGTGA
- the LOC108486655 gene encoding WD-40 repeat-containing protein MSI4, translated as MESSQPQQQQGPKKRGRKPKPKDEKEQQQQQQSAGKMKEGKKAQQPSVDEKYTQWKSLVPVLYDWLANHNLVWPSLSCRWGPQLEQATYKNRQRLYLSEQTDGSVPNTLVIANCEVVKPRVAAAEHISQFNEEARSPFVKKYKTLIHPGEVNRIRELPQNSKIVATHTDSPDVLIWDVEAQPNRHAVLGATHSRPDLILTGHQDNAEFALAMCPTEPYVISGGKDKSVVLWSIQDHISGGSIVKQNKPGEGNDKTAEGPSVGPRGIFCGHEDTVEDVAFCPSSVQEFCSVGDDSCLILWDARVGTGPTIKVEKAHDADLHCVDWNPHDDNLILTGSADNTVRMFDRRNLTSNGVGSPIYKFEGHRAAVLCVQWSPDKSSVFGSSAEDGLLNIWDYDKVGKKVERPSKSASTPAGLFFQHAGHRDKVVDFHWNASDPWTVVSVSDDCDSTGGGGTLQIWRMSDLIYRPEEEVLAELEKFKSHVISCSSKP; from the exons ATGGAGTCTTCCCAACCCCAACAGCAACAAGGGCCCAAGAAGAGAGGCCGAAAACCGAAGCCAAAGGACGAGAAAGAACAGCAGCAACAGCAACAAAGTGCGGGTAAaatgaaagaaggaaagaaagccCAACAACCAAGCGTTGATGAGAAGTACACTCAATGGAAGTCTTTGGTCCCTGTTCTCTATGACTGGCTTGCTAATCACAATCTCGTTTGGCCTTCTCTCTCTTGCCG CTGGGGACCGCAGCTTGAGCAAGCTACCTACAAGAATCGACAGCGTCTCTACCTCTCAGAGCAG ACGGATGGTAGTGTTCCAAATACGCTTGTGATTGCAAATTGTGAAGTTGTCAAACCTAGGGTTGCTGCTGCTGAACACATATCTCAG TTTAATGAAGAAGCACGCTCACCATTTGTGAAGAAGTACAAGACCCTTATACATCCTGGAGAG GTGAACAGAATCAGAGAACTTCCACAGAACTCTAAGATTGTTGCCACACACACTGATAGTCCAGAT GTTCTTATTTGGGATGTTGAAGCTCAACCCAACCGACATGCTGTCCTTGGAGCTACACATTCTCGCCCAGACTTG ATTTTGACTGGACATCAAGATAATGCTGAATTTGCTCTCGCAATGTGTCCCACCGAACCCTATGTGATCTCTGGAG GGAAGGACAAATCAGTGGTTTTGTGGAGTATCCAGGACCACATATCTGGTGGATCGATTGTCAAACAGAACAAGCCTGGGGAAGGTAATGATAAAACAGCTGAAGGACCTTCTGTAGGTCCTCGTGGTATCTTCTGTGGGCATGAGGATACCGTTGAAGATGTTGCATTCTGTCCATCCAG TGTGCAGGAGTTTTGTAGTGTAGGCGATGATTCCTGCCTCATATTATGGGATGCACGAGTTGGCACTGGCCCCACTATCAAG GTTGAAAAGGCACATGATGCTGATCTTCATTGTGTTGATTGGAACCCCCATGATGATAATCTTATCCTGACTGG GTCTGCAGATAATACTGTTCGTATGTTTGATCGAAGAAATCTCACTTCTAATGGAGTTGGATCACCAATTTATAAGTTTGAGGGTCATAGAGCTGCTGTTCTGTGTGTGCAG TGGTCACCAGACAAGTCATCTGTATTTGGTAGTTCAGCCGAGGATGGCCTCTTAAACATTTGGGATTATGACAAG GTGGGCAAAAAGGTGGAACGTCCTTCAAAATCGGCAAGTACTCCTGCAGGACTCTTTTTCCAGCATGCTGGCCACAG GGACAAAGTTGTCGACTTCCATTGGAATGCATCTGATCCATGGACTGTTGTTAGTGTATCTGATGACTGTGATAGCACTGGTGGAGGGGGGACATTACAG ATATGGCGAATGAGTGATCTGATCTACAGGCCAGAGGAGGAGGTTTTGGCGGAGCTGGAGAAATTCAAGTCCCATGTCATTTCATGCTCCTCAAAGCCATGA
- the LOC108486599 gene encoding beta-galactosidase: MWWDKNMLSKVVNMFMLWLLFSSWVFSLVSATVSYDSKAIIINGRRRILLSGSIHYPRSTPQMWPDLIAKAKEGGLDVIQTYVFWNGHEPSPGNYYFEDRYDLVRFIKLVQQAGLYVHLRIGPYICAEWNFGGFPVWLKYVPGIAFRTDNEPFKAAMQKFTEKIVSMMKAEKLFETQGGPIIMSQIENEFGPVEWEIGDPGKAYTKWAAQMAVGLDTGVPWIMCKQDDAPDPVINTCNGFYCENFTPNAKYKPKMWTENWTGWYTEFGGAVPTRPAEDIAFSVARFIQNGGSFVNYYMYHGGTNFGRTASGLFIATSYDYDAPIDEYGLPREPKWGHLRDLHRAIKLSEPALVSADPTVTSLGSNQEGHVFKSKSGACAAFLANYDTKYSVKVTFGSAHYELPSWSITILPDCKTAVFNTARLGAQSSEKKMVLANTAFSWQSYNEESPSADDQDVTVHDGLWEQIYITRDATDYLWYMTDVQIDSDEGFLRSGQDPLLTIWSAGHALHVFINGQLSGTVYGGLENPKLTFSNNVKLRAGINKVTLLSVAVGLSNVGTHFETWNVGVLGPVTLKGLNEGTRDFSKQKWSYKIGLKGEALKLHTDAGSSSVEWVEGSQLVKKQPMTWYKTTFDAPGGNEPLGLDMSSMGKGQVWINGQSIGRHWPGYIAHGNCDACDYSGTYSDQKCRTNCGQPSQRWYHVPRSWLKPSGNFLVVFEEWGGDPNGIALAKRTTRSVCADIFEGQPTMKKRGMLIAGRISSPKAHLWCPPGQKISKINFASYGMPEGSCGNFREGSCHANKSYDAFQKNCIGKQSCSVTVAPEVFGGDPCPGSRKKVSVEAACK; this comes from the exons ATGTGGTGGGACAAAAACATGTTGTCCAAGGTGGTCAACATGTTCATGTTATGGCTGTTGTTTTCTTCTTGGGTTTTTTCCTTAGTTTCAGCCACTGTTTCTTATGATAGCAAAGCTATCATCATTAATGGCAGGAGAAGGATTCTTCTTTCTGGTTCTATCCATTACCCCAGAAGTACTCCTCAG ATGTGGCCTGATCTTATAGCAAAGGCCAAAGAAGGAGGCTTGGATGTTATACAGACTTACGTTTTCTGGAATGGACATGAGCCTTCTCCTGGAAAT TATTATTTTGAGGATAGATATGATCTGGTTCGATTTATAAAGCTGGTCCAACAAGCTGGCCTTTATGTTCATCTCCGTATTGGTCCCTATATTTGTGCTGAATGGAACTTTgg GGGATTTCCTGTTTGGCTCAAATATGTCCCCGGCATTGCTTTCAGGACTGATAATGAACCTTTTAAG GCAGCAATGCAAAAATTTACAGAGAAGATAGTGAGTATGATGAAAGCTGAAAAGCTGTTTGAGACTCAAGGAGGTCCAATTATAATGTCTCAG ATTGAGAATGAATTTGGTCCGGTTGAATGGGAAATCGGTGATCCAGGTAAAGCTTACACCAAATGGGCAGCACAAATGGCAGTGGGGCTCGACACCGGTGTCCCCTGGATTATGTGCAAGCAAGATGATGCTCCTGACCCTGTG ATAAACACCTGCAATGGATTCTACTGCGAAAACTTTACTCCCAATGCAAAATATAAGCCAAAGATGTGGACTGAAAACTGGACTGGCTG GTATACGGAGTTTGGTGGTGCAGTGCCTACCAGACCAGCAGAAGACATAGCATTTTCAGTTGCAAGATTCATACAGAATGGTGGTTCATTTGTTAATTATTATATG TACCATGGTGGAACGAATTTTGGCCGGACAGCGAGCGGTCTCTTCATTGCTACTAGCTATGATTATGATGCTCCTATTGATGAATATG GGCTACCAAGGGAACCAAAATGGGGCCATCTGAGAGATTTACATAGAGCCATCAAATTAAGTGAACCAGCTCTAGTGTCTGCAGATCCTACAGTGACATCACTTGGAAGCAATCAGGAG GGTCATGTATTCAAGTCAAAGTCAGGTGCATGTGCAGCATTCCTTGCAAACTATGACACAAAGTACTCTGTAAAAGTAACTTTTGGAAGTGCACACTATGAATTACCAAGTTGGTCCATCACCATCCTTCCCGACTGTAAAACTGCTGTTTTTAACACTGCCAGG CTTGGTGCCCAGAGCTCAGAGAAGAAGATGGTACTTGCAAACACCGCGTTTTCATGGCAATCATACAATGAAGAAAGCCCCTCTGCTGATGATCAGGATGTAACTGTACATGATGGGCTTTGGGAACAAATCTATATCACCAGGGATGCTACAGATTACTTGTGGTACATGACAGA CGTACAAATAGATTCTGATGAAGGATTTTTGAGGAGTGGACAAGATCCTCTTCTTACTATTTGGTCAGCTGGTCATGCTTTGCATGTTTTCATTAATGGTCAACTATCAGGGACTGTGTATGGGGGACTTGAAAATCCAAAGTTAACATTCAGCAACAATGTCAAGCTGAGAGCTGGGATTAACAAGGTTACTTTATTAAGTGTTGCAGTGGGACTCTCG AATGTTGGCACTCATTTTGAGACATGGAATGTTGGGGTTCTAGGCCCGGTTACATTGAAGGGTCTCAATGAGGGgacaagagatttttctaagcaGAAATGGTCTTACAAG ATTGGTCTAAAAGGGGAAGCCTTAAAGCTTCACACCGATGCTGGAAGCTCCTCTGTTGAATGGGTTGAAGGATCACAATTAGTGAAGAAACAACCTATGACTTGGTACAAG ACAACTTTTGATGCACCAGGAGGCAATGAACCATTAGGTTTAGATATGAGTAGCATGGGAAAAGGGCAAGTATGGATCAATGGCCAGAGTATTGGACGCCACTGGCCTGGCTATATAGCCCATGGAAATTGCGATGCTTGTGATTATTCTGGAACTTATAGTGACCAGAAATGCCGAACTAACTGCGGACAGCCTTCTCAAAGATG GTACCATGTACCACGTTCATGGCTGAAGCCAAGTGGAAACTTTTTGGTGGTGTTTGAAGAATGGGGAGGTGATCCCAACGGGATTGCTTTGGCTAAAAGAACAACAAGAAGTGTATGTGCTGATATATTTGAAGGGCAGCCAACAATGAAGAAACGGGGAATGCTAATCGCAGGAAGAATCAGTAGTCCCAAAGCCCATTTGTGGTGTCCTCCTGGCcagaaaatttctaaaataaactTTGCTAGCTATGGAATGCCTGAGGGAAGTTGTGGAAACTTCCGTGAGGGAAGCTGCCATGCCAACAAGTCCTATGATGCATTCCAAAAG AATTGCATCGGAAAACAATCGTGTTCGGTAACCGTGGCTCCCGAAGTATTCGGAGGAGATCCATGTCCAGGTAGCAGGAAGAAGGTATCAGTTGAAGCTGCATGCAAATGA